Proteins from one Fragaria vesca subsp. vesca linkage group LG6, FraVesHawaii_1.0, whole genome shotgun sequence genomic window:
- the LOC101292915 gene encoding probable E3 ubiquitin-protein ligase HERC4-like — protein MASDTAIIAWGSGEDGQLGIGCNDDKELVCVVTALESQTVRSVVAGSRNSLAICDDGKLFTWGWNQRGTLGHPPESKTENVPSQVEALSNVKIVQAAIGGWHCLAVDDQGRAYAWGGNEYGQCGEEPERDTGKPLKRDIVIPQRCAPKLVVRQVAAGGTHSVVLTREGHVWTWGQPWPPGDIKQISTPVRVQGLDKVKLIAVGAFHNLALQEDGTLWAWGNNEYGQLGTGDTQPRSQPIPVNGLSGLTLVDIAAGGWHSTALTDDGEVYGWGRGEHGRLGFGDNDKSSKMVPQKVHLLAGEDIVQVSCGGTHSAALTRDGRIFSFGRGDHGRLGYGRKVTTGHPMEVPIELPPKNVTDGEAHGHWIAKLIASGGRHTLAIVEWKSDETTENGDA, from the exons ATGGCATCCGATACCGCCATTATCGCCTG GGGCTCCGGAGAAGACGGGCAGTTGGGAATAGGGTGCAACGACGACAAGGAACTAGTCTGCGTTGTCACCGCCTTAGAGTCACAGACCGTTCGCTCTGTCGTCGCTGGCAGCCGAAACTCTCTCGCTATTTGTGATGATGGCAAG CTGTTTACATGGGGTTGGAATCAGAGAGGGACTTTGGGGCATCCACCCGAGAGCAAAACCGAGAACGTTCCCAGCCAAGTTGAAGCTCTGTCCAATGTTAAAATCGTTCAG GCTGCTATTGGTGGATGGCATTGTTTGGCTGTTGATGATCAAGGCCGTGCCTATGCCTGGG GTGGAAATGAGTATGGACAGTGCGGTGAAGAACCTGAGCGCGACACTGGTAAACCTTTGAAGAGGGACATAGTGATTCCTCAGCGATGTGCGCCCAAACTTGTGGTTCGCCAG GTAGCTGCTGGGGGTACTCACTCTGTGGTGCTTACACGTGAAGGGCATGTATGGACATGGGGTCAACCATGGCCTCCAGGAGACAT AAAACAAATTTCCACACCTGTACGAGTACAAGGTCTTGATAAGGTGAAGCTCATTGCAGTAGGGGCATTTCATAATTTGGCTCTCCAAGAGGATGGCACTTTATGGGCATGGGGTAACAACGAATACGGACAGCTTGGAACAGGGGATACGCAGCCGAGATCACAACCCATTCCTGTCAATGGACTTTCTGGTCTTACTTTG GTGGATATTGCTGCTGGAGGATGGCATTCTACTGCACTAACAGATGATGGAGAG GTCTATGGATGGGGCCGAGGGGAGCATGGTAGACTTGGTTTTGGTGACAATGATAAGAGTAGTAAAATGGTCCCCCAAAAGGTTCATCTTTTAGCTGGGGAGGACATTGTTCAG GTGTCTTGTGGAGGCACTCACTCTGCGGCATTAACACGTGATGGTCGCATTTTCTCG TTTGGTCGAGGTGACCATGGACGTCTCGGGTATGGAAGGAAGGTGACAACTGGTCACCCGATGGAAGTCCCCATCGAACTCCCACCTAAAAATGTCACTGACGGTGAAGCCCATGGCCATTGGATTGCCAAACTTATTGCCTCTGGAGGACGCCATACTCTAGCAATAGTCGAATGGAAATCAGATGAAACAACTGAAAACGGTGACGCTTAA
- the LOC101293215 gene encoding uncharacterized protein LOC101293215: MTPFGPALKFELWLCVLKLLSMALGRVGKNFMAPLLAVNLVVHVIVVGLAGWSLDKYIDGEQNHPHLGGNTSTSFMLIFALIAGTFGACSVIIGMMHLRAWQHESHAAAASVAIISWALIALAFGVVCKEVILGGHRGKRLQTLELFIAISLLSQLLYLVLLNTGMFKRRYGPTVI, encoded by the exons ATGACCCCCTTTGGCCCTGCCTTGAAATTTGAACTGTGGCTTTGTGTTCTTAAGCTTTTATCAATGGCGCTTGGAAGAGTTGGCAAAAATTTCATGGCTCCTCTTCTAGCAGTGAACCTGGTGGTTCATGTCATCGTTGTTGGATTGGCTGGTTGGTCACTTGATAAGTACATCGACGGCGAACAAAATCACCCGC ATTTGGGAGGGAATACATCGACTAGCTTTATGTTGATCTTTGCTCTTATTGCTGGAACGTTTGGTGCTTGCTCTGTGATCATAGGCATGATGCATCTACGGGCATGGCAGCACGAAAGCCATGCTGCTGCAGCTTCTGTAGCCATCATTTCCTGGGCTCTGATAGCACTTGCTTTCGG TGTTGTATGCAAGGAGGTCATATTAGGGGGACACCGAGGAAAACGATTG CAAACGTTGGAACTTTTTATTGCAATCTCACTGCTAAGTCAATTGCTGTACTTGGTGCTACTGAATACTGGGATGTTCAAGAGGAGATATGGACCAACTGTTATATAA